A genome region from Etheostoma cragini isolate CJK2018 chromosome 4, CSU_Ecrag_1.0, whole genome shotgun sequence includes the following:
- the slc25a55a gene encoding solute carrier family 25 member 55a isoform X2, whose product MVCSPLGAAVNLTLVTPEKAIKLAANDFFRHHLSKDGKGQTVFKEMLAGCGAGMCQVVITTPMEMLKIQLQDAGRLAAQQQKPVMMAPTKLVVTNTVLSRSYNSGTVVSAPRAVSATQIAKDLLRTQGIQGLYRGLGATLIRDVPFSIVYFPLFANLNRLGKPSPEESSPFYWAFLSGCVAGSTAAVAVNPCDVVKTRLQSLNKGSSEEAYNGVVDCVSKIMQKEGPSAFLKGAACRALVIAPLFGIAQVMYFAGIGEYILDNSPLNFLSA is encoded by the exons ATGGTCTGTTCTCCCTTAGGTGCTGCTGTAAATTTGACCCTGGTCACCCCTGAGAAGGCAATCAAGCTGGCTGCTAATGACTTCTTCAGACATCACCTCTCCAAGGACGG AAAGGGCCAAACAGTGTTCAAAGAGATGCTGGCAGGTTGTGGTGCAGGTATGTGCCAGGTTGTTATCACCACCCCCATGGAAATGCTCAAGATACAGCTACAGGACGCAGGCAGACTTG CGGCCCAACAGCAAAAACCGGTCATGATGGCTCCCACCAAGCTTGTGGTCACTAACACCGTGCTCAGCCGCTCCTACAACTCTGGAACGGTGGTCTCGGCACCACGAGCTGTGTCTGCCACACAGATAGCGAAGGACCTCCTCCGTACGCAGGGCATCCAAGGGCTCTACAGAGGGCTGGGGGCAACACTGATTAG gGATGTGCCCTTTTCTATTGTCTATTTCCCATTGTTTGCCAACCTGAACCGCCTTGGGAAACCCAGTCCCGAAGAGTCGTCCCCCTTCTATTGGGCTTTCCTCTCTGGCTGCGTGGCAGGTTCTACGGCCGCTGTGGCCGTTAATCCCTGTGATG tggtGAAGACTAGACTGCAGTCACTGAACAAAGGGTCCAGTGAGGAGGCTTACAATGGAGTTGTGGATTGTGTAAG TAAAATAATGCAGAAGGAGGGGCCCTCTGCATTCCTGAAAGGGGCTGCCTGTCGAGCTCTGGTCATTGCTCCTTTGTTCGGCATTGCACAAGTTATGTACTTTGCTGGCATTGGCGAGTACATCCTGGACAACTCTCCTTTAAACTTCCTTTCGGCATGA
- the tshba gene encoding thyroid stimulating hormone subunit beta a: MESAVFTCWLLFLLFSPAVPMCLPTDFTLYVERPECNFCVAINTTICMGFCYSRDSNMRYRLGPRFLIQRGCTYDDVEYRTAILPGCPIDANPVFTYPVALSCHCGACKTDSDECAHRASVDGARCTKPVRRIYPYPGQSNYMIPF; the protein is encoded by the exons ATGGAGAGCGCCGTGTTCACCTGCTGGCTCCTTTTCCTGCTGTTCAGCCCAGCGGTTCCCATGTGTTTACCCACCGACTTCACTCTGTATGTGGAGAGGCCAGAGTGTAATTTCTGTGTGGCGATCAACACAACCATCTGCATGGGATTTTGCTACTCAagg GACAGCAACATGAGGTATAGACTCGGCCCACGCTTCCTTATCCAAAGAGGCTGTACCTATGACGATGTGGAATACCGCACAGCCATCCTGCCCGGCTGTCCTATCGACGCTAACCCCGTCTTTACCTACCCAGTGGCTCTCAGCTGCCACTGCGGTGCGTGCAAGACCGACAGCGATGAGTGTGCACACAGGGCCAGCGTGGACGGAGCTAGGTGTACCAAACCAGTGAGACGTATATACCCGTACCCAGGCCAGAGCAACTACATGATCCCTTTCTGA
- the slc25a55a gene encoding solute carrier family 25 member 55a isoform X1: MSQQQISLPAKLINGGIAGIVGVTCVFPIDLAKTRLQNQRQGQQVYKNMMDCLIKTVRSEGYFGMYRGAAVNLTLVTPEKAIKLAANDFFRHHLSKDGKGQTVFKEMLAGCGAGMCQVVITTPMEMLKIQLQDAGRLAAQQQKPVMMAPTKLVVTNTVLSRSYNSGTVVSAPRAVSATQIAKDLLRTQGIQGLYRGLGATLIRDVPFSIVYFPLFANLNRLGKPSPEESSPFYWAFLSGCVAGSTAAVAVNPCDVVKTRLQSLNKGSSEEAYNGVVDCVSKIMQKEGPSAFLKGAACRALVIAPLFGIAQVMYFAGIGEYILDNSPLNFLSA; this comes from the exons ATGTCTCAGCAGCAGATCAG CCTTCCAGCCAAGCTCATTAATGGAGGTATTGCTGGCATTGTTGGGGTTACTTGTGTCTTCCCCATTGACTTGGCAAAGACCAGGTTGCAGAATCAGAGACAAGGTCAGCAGGTCTACAAGAACAT GATGGACTGCCTTATCAAGACAGTTCGATCAGAGGGATACTTCGGCATGTACAGAG GTGCTGCTGTAAATTTGACCCTGGTCACCCCTGAGAAGGCAATCAAGCTGGCTGCTAATGACTTCTTCAGACATCACCTCTCCAAGGACGG AAAGGGCCAAACAGTGTTCAAAGAGATGCTGGCAGGTTGTGGTGCAGGTATGTGCCAGGTTGTTATCACCACCCCCATGGAAATGCTCAAGATACAGCTACAGGACGCAGGCAGACTTG CGGCCCAACAGCAAAAACCGGTCATGATGGCTCCCACCAAGCTTGTGGTCACTAACACCGTGCTCAGCCGCTCCTACAACTCTGGAACGGTGGTCTCGGCACCACGAGCTGTGTCTGCCACACAGATAGCGAAGGACCTCCTCCGTACGCAGGGCATCCAAGGGCTCTACAGAGGGCTGGGGGCAACACTGATTAG gGATGTGCCCTTTTCTATTGTCTATTTCCCATTGTTTGCCAACCTGAACCGCCTTGGGAAACCCAGTCCCGAAGAGTCGTCCCCCTTCTATTGGGCTTTCCTCTCTGGCTGCGTGGCAGGTTCTACGGCCGCTGTGGCCGTTAATCCCTGTGATG tggtGAAGACTAGACTGCAGTCACTGAACAAAGGGTCCAGTGAGGAGGCTTACAATGGAGTTGTGGATTGTGTAAG TAAAATAATGCAGAAGGAGGGGCCCTCTGCATTCCTGAAAGGGGCTGCCTGTCGAGCTCTGGTCATTGCTCCTTTGTTCGGCATTGCACAAGTTATGTACTTTGCTGGCATTGGCGAGTACATCCTGGACAACTCTCCTTTAAACTTCCTTTCGGCATGA